One Epinephelus fuscoguttatus linkage group LG10, E.fuscoguttatus.final_Chr_v1 genomic window carries:
- the uhmk1 gene encoding serine/threonine-protein kinase Kist, producing the protein MAHCGSSEPIAKVQAPRPDSTKPSQGTVDQSMKPVLFEIFGEIWTVQSRLGQGVSASVYRVSSGRATTAAVKEFQADTQGGDYGYHKERTVLEGIQGHKNIVTLYGVFTNHSCMGVATRCLLLELLDVSVSDLLVRGISGTQGGRPQQGHSMWLVQHCARDILEALAFLHREGYVHADLKPRNILWSADDECFKLIDFGLSFKEGNQDVKYIQTDGYRAPEAELQNSLAQAGVEVEGDSGCTAAIDLWSLGIILLEMFSGIKLKDTVRSQEWKDNSAAIVDHLFASNSVVCPAIPVYHLRDLIKSMLLNDPKQRCTAETALLSPFFSIPFAPHIEDLVLLPTPVLRLLNLIDDSHLHNEEEYEDILEDMKEECQKYGSVVSLLIPKENPGKGQVFVEYANSSDSKEAQRLLTGRTFDGKFVVATFYPLSAYKRGYLYQTVQ; encoded by the exons ATGGCTCACTGCGGCTCCTCCGAGCCCATCGCTAAGGTACAGGCACCGCGTCCCGACAGCACCAAGCCGTCACAGGGTACCGTCGACCAGAGCATGAAGCCGGTGCTGTTCGAGATCTTCGGCGAGATCTGGACCGTCCAGTCTCGGCTCGGCCAGGGAGTCTCGGCCTCGGTGTACAGGGTCAGCTCGGGCAGAGCCACCACCGCGGCTGTCAAGGAGTTTCAGGCCGACACTCAGGGAGGAGATTACGGGTATCACAAGGAGAGGACCGTGCTGGAAGGCATCCAGGGACATAAAAACATAG TGACACTGTACGGGGTGTTCACCAACCACAGCTGTATGGGTGTTGCCACCCGTTGCCTTCTGCTGGAGCTCTTGGATGTCAGTGTGTCTGATCTGTTGGTGAGAGGCATCAGTGGTACCCAGGGTGGTCG ACCCCAGCAGGGCCACTCCATGTGGCTTGTCCAGCACTGTGCCAGAGACATCCTGGAGGCTCTTGCCTTCCTTCACAGGGAAGGCTACGTCCACGCTGACCTCAAGCCACGCAACATTCTCTGGAGTGCCGATGACGAGTGCTTCAAGCTCATCGACTTCGGCCTCAGCTTCAAAGAGGGAAACCAG GATGTCAAGTACATCCAGACAGACGGGTATCGCGCTCCAGAGGCCGAGCTTCAGAACAGCCTCGCTcaggctggggtggaggtggagggggacTCGGGCTGCACGGCCGCCATAGACCTGTGGAGCCTTGGTATCATCCTGTTGGAGATGTTCTCAGGAATCAAACTCAAAGACACCGTCCGCTCACAGGAGTGGAAG GACAACAGTGCTGCCATTGTTGACCATCTTTTTGCCAGCAACAGTGTGGTGTGCCCCGCCATCCCTGTCTATCACCTTAGAGACCTTATCAAAAG CATGCTTCTCAACGACCCAAAGCAAAGATGCACTGCTGAAACTGCCCTGCTGAGCCCATTCTTCAGTATTCCCTTTG ctcctCACATTGAGGACCTGGTTCTGCTGCCCACTCCAGTCCTGCGTTTGCTCAACCTGATAGATGACAGCCATCTGCACAATGAAGAAGAGTACGAAG ACATCCTGGAGGACATGAAAGAGGAGTGCCAGAAGTATGGCTCTGTGGTTTCTCTGCTCATCCCCAAGGAGAacccagggaaaggacag GTGTTTGTAGAGTATGCCAACTCCAGCGACTCCAAAGAGGCTCAGAGGCTGCTGACGGGCCGCACCTTCGACGGGAAGTTTGTCGTGGCCACCTTCTACCCTCTCAGCGCCTATAAAAGAGGTTACTTGTACCAGACTGTGCAGTGA